In a genomic window of Streptomyces roseoviridis:
- a CDS encoding aldehyde dehydrogenase family protein yields the protein MTAAQQTIHVGGEWRAALSGATREIIDPVDATTFAVVAEGGVPDTDDAVAAARAAFDDGTWPRTPVAERAALLRRVADLLQRDRERIGALESQDAGKTLEEGRIDVDCVRDAFRYFADLVESDSDGRVVDAGSDEIHSVVVHEPVGVCALITPWNYPLLQASWKIAPALAAGNTFVIKPSEITPLSTVVLIELLLEAGLPLGAANIVTGPGDTVGARLAEHPDVDLVSFTGGLVSGTKVARAAADSVKKVALELGGKNPNVVFADACSTPEGFDTAVDQALNAAFLHSGQVCSAGSRLIVEESLRERFVAELARRAALIRLGRGTDEGVECGPLVSAAQLARTEEYVASALGEGAVLRAGGEKPAGPGYFYRPTVLDRCHRRMRVVREEVFGPVLTVETFRTEDEAVALANDTEFGLAGAVWTSDDERARRVAARLRHGTVWINDFHPYLPQAEWGGFGKSGIGRELGPGGLAEYREAKHIYQNLAPRPVRWFAGETQKDQA from the coding sequence GTGACGGCAGCACAGCAGACCATCCATGTGGGTGGAGAGTGGCGCGCGGCCCTGTCCGGCGCCACGCGCGAGATCATCGACCCCGTCGACGCGACCACCTTCGCGGTCGTCGCGGAAGGCGGCGTCCCCGACACGGACGACGCCGTGGCCGCGGCGCGTGCCGCGTTCGACGACGGCACCTGGCCGCGTACGCCGGTCGCCGAGCGGGCCGCCCTGCTGCGGCGCGTCGCCGACCTCCTCCAGCGGGACCGCGAGCGGATCGGCGCCCTGGAGAGCCAGGACGCCGGCAAGACGCTGGAAGAGGGCCGCATCGACGTCGACTGCGTCCGCGACGCCTTCCGCTACTTCGCCGACCTCGTCGAGAGCGACAGCGACGGACGGGTCGTCGACGCCGGGTCCGACGAGATCCACAGCGTCGTCGTGCACGAGCCGGTCGGCGTCTGCGCCCTCATCACGCCCTGGAACTACCCGTTGCTCCAGGCCAGCTGGAAGATCGCCCCCGCCCTCGCCGCCGGCAACACCTTCGTGATCAAGCCCAGCGAGATCACCCCGCTCAGCACCGTCGTGCTGATCGAACTGCTCCTGGAGGCCGGACTGCCGCTCGGCGCGGCCAACATCGTCACCGGCCCCGGCGACACCGTCGGCGCCCGCCTCGCCGAGCACCCCGATGTCGACCTCGTCTCCTTCACGGGCGGCCTCGTCAGCGGCACCAAGGTCGCCAGGGCGGCCGCCGACAGCGTGAAGAAGGTCGCCCTCGAACTGGGCGGCAAGAACCCCAACGTCGTCTTCGCCGACGCCTGTTCCACCCCCGAAGGCTTCGACACCGCCGTCGACCAGGCCCTCAACGCCGCCTTCCTGCACAGCGGCCAGGTCTGCTCGGCCGGCTCCCGGCTCATCGTCGAGGAGTCCCTCCGCGAGCGCTTCGTCGCCGAACTCGCCCGCCGCGCCGCCCTGATCCGGCTCGGCCGCGGCACCGACGAGGGCGTCGAGTGCGGACCGCTGGTCTCCGCCGCCCAGCTCGCGAGGACCGAGGAGTACGTCGCCTCCGCCCTCGGCGAGGGCGCCGTCCTGCGCGCCGGCGGCGAGAAGCCGGCCGGCCCCGGCTACTTCTACCGCCCCACCGTCCTCGACCGCTGCCACCGCCGCATGCGGGTCGTCCGCGAGGAGGTCTTCGGCCCGGTCCTCACCGTCGAGACCTTCCGCACCGAGGACGAGGCCGTCGCCCTCGCCAACGACACCGAGTTCGGCCTCGCCGGAGCGGTGTGGACCTCCGACGACGAGCGGGCCCGCCGGGTCGCCGCCCGGCTGCGCCACGGCACCGTCTGGATCAACGACTTCCACCCCTACCTGCCGCAGGCGGAATGGGGCGGCTTCGGCAAGTCGGGCATCGGCCGCGAGCTCGGCCCCGGCGGTCTCGCCGAGTACCGCGAGGCCAAGCACATCTACCAGAACCTCGCCCCGCGCCCCGTGCGCTGGTTCGCGGGCGAGACGCAGAAGGACCAGGCATGA
- a CDS encoding GMC family oxidoreductase, translated as MNDQHLYDYVVVGGGTAGSVIASRLTENPDVSVAVIEGGPSDVGRDDVLTLRRWMGLLGGELDYDYPTTEQPRGNSHIRHSRARVLGGCSSHNTLIAFKPLPSDWDEWAEAGAEGWDAAAMDPYFARLRNNIVPVDEADRNAIARDFVDAAQAALGVPRVEGFNKQPFHEGVGFFDLAYHPENNKRSSASVAYLHPFLDRPNLHIALETWAFRLEFEGTRATGVHVRTKDGEEHVVRARREVLVCAGAVDTPRLLLHSGIGPRADLEKLGIPVVHDLPGVGENLLDHPESVIVWETHGPIPENSAMDSDAGLFVRRDPQSEGPDLMFHFYQIPFTDNPERIGYERPAHGVSMTPNIPKPRSRGRLYLTSADPEDKPALDFRYFTDEDDYDGRTLVDGIRIAREIAASEPLAGWLKREVCPGPEVTSDEELSAYARQVAHTVYHPAGTCKMGAADDELAVVTPDLRIRGLDGIRIADASVFPTMTAVNPMIGVLMVGEKCADLLGGTTR; from the coding sequence ATGAACGACCAGCACCTGTACGACTACGTCGTCGTCGGCGGCGGCACCGCCGGCTCGGTGATCGCCTCCCGGCTGACCGAGAACCCCGACGTCAGCGTCGCCGTCATCGAGGGCGGCCCCAGCGACGTGGGCCGCGACGACGTCCTCACCCTGCGCCGCTGGATGGGCCTGCTCGGCGGGGAGCTGGACTACGACTACCCCACCACCGAACAGCCCCGCGGCAACTCCCACATCCGGCACAGCCGCGCGCGGGTGCTCGGCGGCTGCTCCTCGCACAACACCCTCATCGCCTTCAAGCCCCTGCCCTCCGACTGGGACGAGTGGGCCGAGGCCGGTGCCGAGGGCTGGGACGCGGCGGCCATGGACCCGTACTTCGCCCGGCTGCGCAACAACATCGTCCCCGTCGACGAGGCCGACCGCAACGCCATCGCCCGCGACTTCGTCGACGCCGCCCAGGCCGCGCTCGGCGTCCCGCGCGTCGAGGGCTTCAACAAGCAGCCCTTCCACGAGGGCGTCGGCTTCTTCGACCTCGCCTACCACCCCGAGAACAACAAGCGGTCCTCAGCCTCCGTCGCCTATCTCCACCCCTTCCTGGACCGGCCCAACCTCCACATCGCCCTGGAGACCTGGGCGTTCCGCCTGGAGTTCGAGGGCACCCGCGCCACCGGCGTGCACGTCCGCACCAAGGACGGCGAGGAACACGTCGTACGCGCCCGGCGCGAGGTCCTGGTGTGCGCCGGCGCCGTGGACACCCCCCGCCTGCTGCTCCACTCCGGCATCGGGCCCCGCGCCGACCTGGAGAAGCTGGGCATCCCCGTCGTGCACGACCTGCCGGGCGTGGGGGAGAACCTGCTCGACCACCCCGAGTCGGTCATCGTGTGGGAGACGCACGGCCCGATCCCGGAGAACTCCGCCATGGACTCCGACGCCGGACTCTTCGTCCGCCGCGACCCGCAGTCCGAGGGACCGGACCTGATGTTCCACTTCTACCAGATCCCCTTCACCGACAACCCCGAGCGGATCGGCTACGAACGCCCCGCGCACGGAGTGTCGATGACGCCCAACATCCCCAAGCCGCGCAGCCGCGGCCGGCTCTACCTGACGAGCGCCGACCCCGAGGACAAGCCCGCCCTCGACTTCCGCTACTTCACCGACGAGGACGACTACGACGGCCGCACCCTCGTCGACGGCATCCGCATCGCCCGCGAGATCGCCGCGAGCGAGCCGCTGGCCGGCTGGCTCAAGCGCGAGGTGTGTCCCGGCCCCGAGGTGACCTCCGACGAGGAACTCAGCGCCTACGCCCGCCAGGTCGCGCACACCGTCTACCACCCCGCCGGCACCTGCAAGATGGGCGCCGCCGACGACGAGCTCGCCGTCGTCACACCCGACCTGAGGATCCGGGGCCTCGACGGCATCCGGATCGCCGACGCGTCCGTCTTTCCGACCATGACCGCCGTCAACCCCATGATCGGCGTGCTCATGGTCGGCGAGAAATGCGCCGACCTGCTGGGAGGCACGACCCGATGA
- a CDS encoding glycine betaine/L-proline ABC transporter ATP-binding protein, giving the protein MNTPHSMTPPPTAAGPVFSVRNLWKVFGPKAERVPADPELGALDAAGLRERTGCTAAVRDVSFDVRKGEVFVVMGLSGSGKSTLVRCLTRLIEPTSGTVAIDGEDVLSMDTGRLRELRRHRAAMVFQHFGLLPHRTVLDNVAYGLEIQGVGRAERRERAAEFVSKVGLDGMEHRTPGQLSGGQQQRVGLARALAVDPEVLLFDEPFSALDPLIRRDMQEEVVRLHREEGRTMVFITHDLSEALKLGDRIALMRDGRIVQLGTPEEIVGAPADDYVRDFVRDVPREQVLTVRSAMRPALADERETGPALAPGATVHEAIEAVARTGQNARVVEGGRCLGVVDHAGLLGVVAGVPAATAKAVA; this is encoded by the coding sequence ATGAACACACCGCACTCCATGACCCCGCCGCCCACCGCCGCCGGCCCCGTCTTCTCCGTACGGAACCTGTGGAAGGTCTTCGGCCCCAAGGCCGAGCGCGTGCCCGCCGACCCGGAGCTCGGCGCCCTCGACGCCGCCGGGCTGCGCGAACGCACCGGCTGCACCGCCGCCGTGCGCGACGTCTCCTTCGACGTCCGCAAGGGCGAGGTCTTCGTGGTCATGGGCCTGTCGGGCTCCGGCAAGTCGACCCTCGTCCGCTGTCTGACCCGGCTCATCGAGCCGACCTCGGGCACCGTCGCCATCGACGGCGAGGACGTGCTGTCCATGGACACCGGCCGGCTGCGCGAACTGCGCCGCCACCGGGCGGCGATGGTGTTCCAGCACTTCGGACTGCTGCCGCACCGCACGGTCCTCGACAACGTCGCCTACGGCCTGGAGATCCAGGGCGTCGGACGCGCCGAACGGCGCGAACGCGCCGCCGAGTTCGTCAGCAAGGTCGGCCTGGACGGCATGGAGCACCGCACCCCGGGCCAGCTGTCCGGCGGCCAGCAGCAGCGCGTCGGCCTGGCCCGCGCCCTCGCCGTCGACCCCGAGGTCCTGCTGTTCGACGAGCCGTTCAGCGCCCTCGACCCGCTCATCCGCCGGGACATGCAGGAGGAGGTCGTCCGCCTGCACCGGGAGGAGGGCCGCACCATGGTCTTCATCACGCACGACCTGAGCGAGGCGCTGAAGCTCGGCGACCGCATCGCCCTGATGCGCGACGGGCGGATCGTGCAGCTCGGCACGCCGGAGGAGATCGTGGGCGCTCCCGCCGACGACTACGTACGGGACTTCGTCCGGGACGTGCCGCGCGAGCAGGTGCTGACCGTCCGCTCGGCGATGCGCCCCGCCCTCGCGGACGAACGCGAGACGGGACCCGCGCTCGCCCCCGGCGCCACCGTCCACGAGGCCATCGAGGCCGTGGCCCGGACCGGCCAGAACGCCCGGGTCGTCGAGGGCGGCCGGTGCCTCGGCGTGGTCGACCACGCGGGACTCCTGGGTGTGGTCGCCGGGGTACCGGCGGCGACGGCGAAGGCGGTGGCCTGA
- a CDS encoding ABC transporter permease subunit, with translation MTVTATPASSGRRTPPGAAGSADARTATADARKATESTEGTNGTTRPTGIRLAAAHALTRHRGLLIGAGTAAALLLGAALLGTGSWPASLAVDLSGPLGRASDWIIDNRDSHPLFLYFLGHVSNLVVVSVRAVYLVLLALGWAGVTAAAGLVAWRVAGVRLALTSVAAFAVCGLLGMWVPTMQTLALMVVAVAASVLLGGLLGLAAGLSDRMHRVLRPVLDTMQVLPAFAYLLPVVLVFGIGVPAAVLATVVYAAPPMARLTALGLRGADAGVMEAAASLGATGRQRLLTARLPLARKELLLGVNQSIMMALGMAVIASVIGAGGLGDRVYQALASVDVGAALAAGVPIVLLAVVLDRVTAAAGGRIGAAPRRRAGLVRAAGLLGVAAVAVAGRLADRLAWPDAWTADVAEPVNRAVDWMTGHLYTGVPLVGGTADWAGRFTTWVLNPLRDALQWLPWWTVLLAVGALALLIGTWRTAATAVLAMAAIGVLGVWDPALDTLSQVLAAVAVTLLLGFALGVAAARSTRLGRALRPVLDVFQTLPQFVYLIPVVALFGVGRAPAVAAAVVYALPAVVRITAQGVRAVDPAAMESSRSLGATGRQQLFQVQLPLARPALLLAANQGVVLVLAVVVIGGLVGGGALGYDAVFGLAQGDLATGLVAGAAIVCLGLMLDRVTQPTERALAGKGA, from the coding sequence ATGACCGTCACCGCCACCCCCGCCTCCTCCGGCCGCCGGACACCCCCCGGTGCCGCCGGGTCCGCCGACGCCCGAACGGCCACCGCCGACGCCCGGAAGGCCACCGAGAGCACCGAGGGCACGAACGGCACCACCCGCCCCACCGGCATCCGCCTCGCCGCGGCGCACGCGCTCACGCGCCACCGCGGCCTGCTGATCGGCGCCGGCACCGCCGCGGCGCTCCTCCTCGGAGCCGCCCTGCTCGGCACCGGCTCCTGGCCGGCGTCCCTCGCCGTCGACCTGTCCGGACCGCTCGGGCGCGCCAGCGACTGGATCATCGACAACCGTGACAGCCACCCGCTGTTCCTCTACTTCCTCGGCCACGTCAGCAACCTCGTGGTCGTGTCCGTCCGCGCCGTGTACCTGGTGCTGCTCGCCCTCGGCTGGGCCGGCGTCACCGCCGCCGCCGGCCTCGTGGCCTGGCGGGTCGCGGGCGTCCGGCTCGCGCTGACCTCCGTCGCCGCCTTCGCCGTGTGCGGACTGCTCGGCATGTGGGTGCCCACCATGCAGACGCTCGCCCTGATGGTGGTCGCCGTCGCCGCCTCCGTCCTGCTCGGCGGCCTGCTCGGGCTCGCCGCCGGCCTGTCCGACCGCATGCACCGCGTCCTGCGCCCGGTCCTCGACACCATGCAGGTGCTGCCGGCGTTCGCGTATCTGCTGCCCGTCGTCCTGGTCTTCGGCATCGGCGTGCCCGCGGCCGTCCTCGCGACCGTCGTCTACGCCGCCCCGCCCATGGCCCGGCTCACCGCGCTCGGCCTGCGCGGCGCGGACGCCGGCGTCATGGAGGCCGCCGCGTCCCTCGGCGCCACCGGCCGGCAGCGGCTGCTCACCGCCCGGCTGCCGCTGGCCCGCAAGGAACTCCTCCTCGGCGTCAACCAGTCCATCATGATGGCCCTCGGCATGGCCGTGATCGCCTCCGTCATCGGCGCGGGCGGCCTCGGCGACCGCGTCTACCAGGCGCTCGCGTCCGTCGACGTCGGCGCCGCGCTCGCGGCCGGCGTGCCGATCGTGCTGCTCGCCGTCGTCCTCGACCGGGTCACCGCCGCGGCGGGCGGGCGGATCGGCGCCGCCCCGCGCCGCCGCGCCGGACTCGTCCGGGCCGCCGGCCTCCTCGGCGTCGCCGCCGTCGCCGTCGCCGGGCGCCTCGCCGACCGGCTCGCCTGGCCCGACGCGTGGACGGCGGACGTCGCCGAGCCCGTCAACCGGGCCGTCGACTGGATGACCGGCCACCTCTACACCGGTGTGCCCCTCGTCGGCGGCACCGCCGACTGGGCCGGCCGCTTCACCACCTGGGTCCTCAACCCGCTGCGGGACGCGCTGCAGTGGCTGCCCTGGTGGACGGTCCTGCTGGCCGTCGGCGCCCTCGCCCTGCTCATCGGCACCTGGCGCACCGCCGCCACCGCCGTCCTCGCGATGGCCGCGATCGGTGTCCTCGGTGTCTGGGACCCGGCGCTCGACACGCTGTCCCAGGTCCTGGCCGCCGTCGCCGTCACGCTGCTGCTCGGCTTCGCCCTCGGTGTCGCCGCCGCCCGCAGCACCCGGCTCGGGCGGGCCCTGCGACCGGTGCTCGACGTCTTCCAGACGCTGCCGCAGTTCGTCTACCTCATCCCCGTGGTCGCCCTGTTCGGCGTGGGCCGCGCCCCGGCGGTCGCCGCCGCCGTGGTCTACGCGCTGCCCGCGGTCGTGCGGATCACGGCCCAGGGCGTGCGCGCGGTGGACCCGGCCGCGATGGAGTCCTCGCGCTCGCTCGGCGCGACCGGCCGCCAGCAGCTCTTCCAGGTCCAGCTTCCGCTCGCCCGGCCCGCCCTGCTGCTCGCCGCCAACCAGGGCGTGGTCCTGGTCCTCGCCGTCGTCGTCATCGGCGGTCTGGTGGGCGGTGGCGCGCTCGGCTACGACGCGGTCTTCGGCCTCGCCCAGGGCGACCTGGCGACCGGCCTGGTCGCCGGTGCCGCGATCGTCTGCCTCGGCCTGATGCTCGACCGCGTCACCCAGCCGACGGAACGCGCACTCGCCGGAAAGGGGGCCTGA
- a CDS encoding ABC transporter substrate-binding protein: MARTRLAALLAAAALTAGLTGCGAADMTRQSSPYADAKGARTVTLSVQSWVGAQANVAVARHLLEHELGYRVDTVQIDEVPAWDALSQGRVDAILEDWGHPEQEKRYVDDKGTIARGGDLGVTGHIGWFVPTYFAEQHPDVTDWKNLNKYADAFRTAESGGKGQLMDGSPSYVTNDKALVENLDLDYQVVFAGSEAAQITQIKQFAKEKKPFLTYWYKPQWLFEKVPMTEVKLPAYTEGCDADPAKVACAYPHTPLQKFLNARFAEGGGDAAAFLKKFRWTTEMQNDVALMIAEQKLSPEEAADRWVKANEATWRTWLPS; encoded by the coding sequence ATGGCCCGCACACGCCTCGCGGCACTCCTTGCCGCGGCCGCCCTGACGGCCGGGCTCACCGGCTGCGGCGCCGCCGACATGACCCGCCAGTCCTCCCCGTACGCCGACGCGAAGGGCGCCCGCACGGTGACCCTGTCCGTCCAGTCGTGGGTGGGCGCGCAGGCCAACGTCGCCGTCGCCCGCCACCTGCTGGAGCACGAGCTCGGCTACCGGGTCGACACCGTCCAGATCGACGAGGTCCCCGCCTGGGACGCCCTCAGTCAGGGCCGGGTGGACGCCATCCTGGAGGACTGGGGCCACCCGGAACAGGAGAAGCGGTACGTCGACGACAAGGGGACCATCGCGCGGGGCGGTGACCTCGGGGTGACCGGCCACATCGGCTGGTTCGTGCCGACGTACTTCGCCGAGCAGCACCCGGACGTCACCGACTGGAAGAACCTGAACAAGTACGCCGACGCCTTCCGCACCGCGGAGAGCGGCGGCAAGGGCCAGCTCATGGACGGCTCCCCCTCCTACGTCACCAACGACAAGGCGCTCGTGGAGAACCTGGACCTGGACTACCAGGTGGTGTTCGCGGGCTCCGAGGCGGCGCAGATCACCCAGATCAAGCAGTTCGCCAAGGAGAAGAAGCCGTTCCTGACCTACTGGTACAAGCCCCAGTGGCTGTTCGAGAAGGTCCCCATGACGGAGGTGAAGCTGCCCGCCTACACGGAGGGCTGCGACGCCGACCCGGCGAAGGTGGCGTGCGCCTATCCGCACACCCCGTTGCAGAAGTTCCTCAACGCCCGTTTCGCGGAGGGCGGCGGCGACGCGGCGGCCTTCCTGAAGAAGTTCCGCTGGACGACCGAGATGCAGAACGACGTCGCCCTGATGATCGCGGAGCAGAAGCTGTCGCCGGAGGAGGCGGCCGACCGCTGGGTGAAGGCCAACGAGGCCACCTGGCGGACCTGGCTCCCGTCCTGA